Proteins encoded by one window of Gordonia jinghuaiqii:
- a CDS encoding enoyl-CoA hydratase/isomerase family protein, whose protein sequence is MPFLNETGEVVELHLGAPDDQTGEANPENRFRLDWLDEVERLLDEVGSDPKRPLVLTAGGKFFSNGLDTDHIFAAPEKLPAYLDRVHMLFSKVLTLPVPTVAAVNGHAFGAGAMLALCADQVLMRTERGFWSLPEAALNMPFTRGMATLLRTRLNDRAVTEAMYSSRRYGAADAVAAGIVDEAVDAEQLTARAAALAAARTATVGPNLALIKRGLRGPLLDDLALPTPPGVF, encoded by the coding sequence ATGCCATTTCTCAACGAGACCGGGGAGGTCGTGGAACTCCACCTCGGAGCCCCCGATGATCAGACCGGCGAAGCGAACCCCGAGAACCGCTTCCGGCTGGACTGGCTCGACGAGGTGGAGCGGCTGCTCGACGAGGTCGGCTCCGATCCGAAGCGCCCGCTGGTGCTCACCGCCGGCGGCAAGTTCTTCTCCAACGGACTCGACACCGATCACATCTTCGCCGCCCCCGAGAAGCTGCCGGCCTACCTCGACCGGGTTCACATGCTCTTCTCGAAGGTCCTCACCCTCCCGGTCCCGACGGTGGCCGCCGTCAACGGGCACGCCTTCGGTGCGGGCGCAATGCTCGCCCTCTGCGCCGATCAGGTGCTGATGCGCACCGAGCGCGGGTTCTGGTCGCTGCCCGAGGCGGCGCTCAACATGCCGTTCACCCGCGGTATGGCCACGCTCCTGCGGACCCGACTGAACGACCGGGCCGTCACCGAGGCGATGTACAGCAGCCGACGCTACGGGGCCGCCGACGCGGTCGCCGCCGGCATCGTCGACGAGGCGGTCGACGCCGAACAACTCACCGCCCGAGCGGCTGCGCTCGCGGCCGCGCGCACGGCCACCGTCGGTCCCAACCTCGCACTCATCAAGCGCGGACTGCGCGGCCCGCTGCTCGACGACCTCGCGCTGCCGACTCCTCCCGGGGTGTTCTGA